Genomic window (Vulpes lagopus strain Blue_001 chromosome 6, ASM1834538v1, whole genome shotgun sequence):
GAGCTGGGGGTGTTGCAGATATGACGTCACAGCAGCGGAGATGGATGGCATGAAGCTACTTATGTGCTTGGCCAAGCTGATGAAGGAGCAGTAGACAGCCATCCAGGCACACCACTTCAGCTTGAGCAGGAGGCTGTACATCCTGAATATTATGCCGAGCAGGTTCATGGAATCCAGCATCGGGTCATCCAGGCTGAATGACACTGGCAGGGGCTTGTACTTCAACACTTTGTTTGCCTTCCATGCATCTGACATATTAAGTGGACATGGTGGATCACAGGGTATCACTCTTCCTTCTGTCAgtagttttaaagtaaaaaaaattaaagatgttatttatttattcatgagagacacagagagagagaggcagagacacaggcagagggaggagcaggctccatgcagggagcccgatgtgggactcgatcctggatccccaggatcacaccctgagccaaaggcagatgctcaactgctgagccacctaggcgtccctaaagtaaaaatgtttcaaaagtttatttataactgaaaaaaaagcaTCTACTTCTTAGAACTTAAATGCCAGGCGCTATTCAAAGTACCTCTGGCAAAACTGTTTTTCCAgtatctattattttcttctaaaattagtATAGCCTTGATGGGCCAGGGAAGGGGTAGGGAGCAAATCCTGccacctgtttttctctttctttctttttttttttaattgaagtatagttgacatataatgttatcttagttttaggtgtacaaaatagtgattcaacattgatgtatattacaaaatgatcaccacaacaAGTAGAGTTATCagtcactgctttttaaaataaagtttattagagcacactcattcatttatgtgtttttttatgGATACTTTTGTACAACAACAACAGTCAAGTAGTTGCCACCAAAACCATCTGgtccacaaagctgaaaatattcacTGTTAGGCCCTTTACAGAAATAGTTTGTTAACCCCTAATGTAAACTGGTAGGTCTCAAAgtttaatgaaaattagaaacacacacacacatacacccacacgcACACATCTTTCCTGAGTCATTTGTATCACACTCTTTTACCCCTTAATACTTAAGTgtatatttcctaagaacaaagaTATTTTTTACATAATCACAGTACAGTAAtgaaattcaggaaatttaaaataaaaaaatacaatattttatccAACCTACAGTCCACATTCCAGTTTTGTCAATTGTCCCAAAAATGTCCTTTACAacatttcttccctcctcttaCACAGAATCTGGTCCAGAATCACATATCgcatttttgtttctcctttatgAGTGGTTTTTCATGTAGTTTCCCTATTTTCAATaggatttttcatctttttattcaatttttagaaattctgtGTTAGAAGTATTAGCCCTTTATCTCTGATATATGCTGCAAAAGTTTTCTTAACAGTTTGTCATTTGACTCATGACTTTGCTTATGCTATGTTTTTGCCTGTGTACTCACGCAAGAAGATTTTTTAATGTGAAACTTATTTTTGCATCTGAATTTTGAGTCATAGTTAGAAACTTCTACACTGACGTTAAACTTGAATTCAGTCATGTCTTCTTACAGTGCAtgtatagtttcattttttatattttgatctctgattcatttggagtttatttttatgtgaggCAAGAGGATTGAAcctaatttcatcttttttccaaATGGCTGCCCTGTTGTCTcaatagcatttattatttttgcccCAGGGATTTGAGATCCCATCATTATCATATATGAGATTTCCATATGcatttgggtctatttctggacttttaattcaatttcattgGTCTGTTTGATTATGCTTGTGCTGATATCATATGTTTCTAATTATAGAGGTCTTGCAGAATATTTTAATTGACATGTCTATTCTCTCCCAAAGCAGCTCAGATCCATGAATTTTAAGAGACCTTAAATTTTTGTCAGAAATATGTTGTGAATttagattttatagattttacaGTTAAAATAGTATATTCACATATCCAAATTGTTCCAAACATACTTAAAAGTTTTCTTATCACCGAAGCAGTTACCCAAAAAAGCATCTTTCTTTGCCATGTATTCCTAGATACTTCaggatgtttatttttccatacaaactttatttCTTATCAACTAGTCTAGTTCcagaaaaacaagtgttggtgttTTTATAGGGATTACGTTAAAGTTCTGAATTAGGTACAGGTACAGAATCAGTATCTTAATGATTTTGAGACCAGATTAAGGcacatatttccatttgttttgatttctttgtgtgtctttcaggaattgtttacactttttaaaatgtatatattcaacattttttgtttggtctgttcctaaatatttatctttttttgataCCCCTGTACATGGACATTAAGAGATTTGAGATTTAAGAGATTTGAATGttgcatgttaattttatatcttgtTACCTTACTGAGTTACTTTATTGTTATCTAAGTTTCATAATTTCCTAGGGTATCACTGTCCCACTGAAATATATGTAGTCAGatgtgtgattttaaattttccagtagCTAAAGTAAACATAgttaaaagaaacagatgaaataatttaatagtatatttcatttaattcaatatatcaaaatatcattgTAGCATAAAATCAAtagtaaaattattaataagatattataaattctttttttctataaggTGTTGAAAATCAAGtgtgcattttacatttatagcTTATTTCAATCTGGACCTTAAATTTTTGTCAGAAATATGTTGTGAATttagattttatagattttacaGTTAAAATAGTATATTCACATATCCAAATTGTTCCAAACATACTTAAAAGTTTTCTTATCACCGAAGCAGTTACccaaaaaagcatttttctttaatatttgcatCCATACTGACAAAAgtggttcttctttttcagaagaaCTGATTTTACTTTGTAGCAAAAGCATCTATCcattaagaaaattcaaaaatccTTCTGTCAACTCGGTATTACTAACATTAAAGCCAAAAGGGGATTTCATGAGCAGAAATTCAGCCTTGAAGTgcagaaagaggggcacctgggtgggtcagtggttgaggatctgcctttggttcaggtcatgacccccggggtcctggaatcgagtcccgcatcaggcaccccgcagggagcctgcttctccctctgtctatgtctctctctctctctgtctctctctctctctctctgtctctcatgaataaataaataaagtcttttttaaaaaatgaggaacaaAAGCCTCTCAGGGGTAACTCTCAACTGATGGGGGACGACAACCTGGAGAGATACTCCTGCATGTCTATTTATGTGAACAATTCTGAGAGACCCTCTTGTATACCTCTCAAGAGGTCAAATGGGACCTATCCTCAATGGTGACCTTGATGATGCACACTTACATTGTCACCTCACCCTCCCTCCCTAATTTCCTCCTGTACTTCATGCTGGCCCCATGGAATCACCTCCTTCAAAAACCACTGGCATTTACGTCCTCATGTCAAGCTCTTTTTTCAAAGAGATTCAAGCAAAGATACATCTGAAAAGTTAGGAGCATGGGGCATGTTTGAAGTTGGAGGGCTTGTAGAAAAATGAACCAGAAATATCTGCTAAGTCCTTCAAATTACAGTAAAAAGTGACAACTagaaacttgaatttaaatttctttcttattaaattaAGTAAGAAGAAAGACAATGTTAAAACCATAGTTTGTACTGCGTCTGTATAAGAGAATATTCTTATCTTTAGGCATATACAACTTACTCTTGAATgttcataaaaaatatatgtatatatatatatatatatatatagagagagagagagagagagagaggagaaagagaggggagagagggaggttcTGGGTAAAGAGTATATAGATGTTTCTTATACTATTCATGGAGCTTTTTTTGTAATGAAATtacttccaaataaaaagttttaaaaaaccatCATAAACTCCTTTTCAAAAACAGCAAACTTCAGCCATATAATTTCAGAGTCAGCAGCCTTTTATCTTTTTAGCACCTACCCATTAAAAAAATGTCCTGATGATGCTTACAAGTTAATATtcttaaattctaaattcttAAAGGTTCCAATTTGggctcactaaaaaaaaaataaaggaaatattcacTTGGAAGCAATTATAAACACTCACACTTTCCCCCACTTGAAAACAAAAGGTAATGTTGGCTATTGCCTTTAAAATCGCGGCTGCCCCTTCCCTTATCTTGATGACCTGGTTTGCAGAGGCACTGTGTAATTTCATTAGAAAATGGTAAAACAGCTGAGACATTGGGTCCCAAGGTCATGCGCTGCTGTGATTTCTTTCCTGGATTTCTTGGAAACTTGGGTCAGGAAACCTCTTGTTGAGTTATTGAGCAAAGATAATACAGATATGGTGGAGAGAAGCTCTGTTAATGAACAAAAGGTACACTTTCCAGCAACTTGAGCAGATGTGTGTGAGGCAGCTCTAACCTGTCAAGGCTGTCAGAACCTTTATTTACAACCGATAATATACAATTTCTTCACTTGCCAGAGTCCTACTCTTGGCACAGCTCACAATCGTCATCTGCTCTAACTGCTCATTTGCAgcttctattgtttttaaatgataccTGTCAAGTCATCATCCATCTATGCTTAAATATATTTAGCACCAGGCTGCTCATTAAACCCAAAATAGCACTACTAAAGTCCATGTCTTTGTATACACATTGATCTTCtttgagttattatttttaatagtaataaaaatttagGAAGAATTTAAGTGACAATCAATAGGAAAACTGTTAATTCACTGAAATTCTAAGTTATTAAAAAGAGTAAGTTGGATCCATGTATACCTATTTGAAAACAGACTACAAtatattattaaacaaaaaatgagagGTTATAAAATAGTTTacataatgttttgatttttgtacAAAAATCTGTAAAGTTTATATCCATCTgcaaaaaaaagaatagtctagAAGTATAAATTCCAACCAATTTCACACTGAGGAAGATGGTGGAAACGACTCactcccacttttttttcctcactgatgGAAGAGTTTCCTTTACATTTCTGACCTCTTGGCCCTTATTCCTATTCCATTCCTCCGAAGTGTCTGGGTAATATGACTTATTCTCTCCAAGTCTTATTTCCAGGTAAGGAGCAGGCATTAGAGAAATATCAATCCTGCAGATAGGTAGAGGGATAGGTTTGCAGAAGTGAACAGGTGTAACTCAATCATGTATCTTTCCCTCTGCTGGGAATCAGACCTCAACAGAACCCACTGCTCTGCTCTTCCATCCCATGCTGTAAGTTTTGTAGAGTGGAACTTCTTAGATTATATAGTATTCTCGATAACTGGAGCAGTTGAATGCTACCTTGGGGTTTGGTATTAGCAAGGCCCACTGTTGTCTCCCATCTAGACCACAAACTATAGTAGTTCTAACAATAACAAAGCTGACATTTTGATGTCTATCTGCCCCACTCTTTATCTCCTTGGTTCTGAACTTGGATGAGTAATAAATGTCATTCATTGGAAGCCCTCAagtatgaaaataatattctctttttattttttatgcttacATATAATTAGGTTTTTTTGTAATGAGCATGtattatatatagagatatagatacCTCTAGATAAGGGATATAAGGTCATAAAACCTATACCCTCACAGTTTTTACCTATTATTGGGATTCCTGCCTTCTTTTTgatttatattattctttatacTTCAATTACTTAAAGCAGTGCCTTCCAAGCTTAGAAGGGGTGCTTTGCCTTGACCCACTCTCTACTCCCTTGGACATTGGGCACTATTTCTCTTGTTGCATATTTActttttcccttattatttaaaacatcCAATTTCCCTGCTGTCAAGGAGGCCATTACCTTTCTATTCCATTAAGTCATACCTACTCCAATTGAGAAAAAACTATCCCTATTTTTCTGGGCCCCAGGATTATTTTCCTTTGGTAATAGCCAAAATATCATCTCCCAAACATTTAAGGAAcacctttttcattttccatatcATGACCTTTACATATATAGAACATTATATtctcacaaatctttttttttcctccaggcaAAATATGCCCAGAGTTCTTAACTATACATCCTGTGATATGGTTTTTAATTCCCTCTAATATTGGTTACTCTCCTTGCAATGGCCCCCAGGTTGTTGATAAGCCTCCTAAAAGGTGTTAAAGAATGACAACCAAAGTggaatacagttttttaaaaattttatttatttattcatgagagacacacacagagaggcagagacataggtagagggacaagcaggttccatgcagggagcctgatgtgggactccatcccacaggatcccaccccaggatcacgccctgagccaaaggcagacactcaactgctgagccacccaggaatcccaaggaATACAGCTCTCTGGGTGTGATTGACCAGTGCTGAATAGAAAACCTACTTGTTACAAAGATGGTATACTCTTATCACAGTGGCAAGAGTGGTATGCTctcattttatatgttatattggTGGTCACATCAGAGGATTCACTTGTATTGGGCTTATTGTGATAGAAAACATATACATCACTTTCATCCATGCTGTTGGTGAAAGATTGATTGCTCTCAACATATAAATATCTCAGGTAACTTCCAAGCTAAATTATAAAAGCCCTCCTATTTCCTATAGCAATCATCCCTCCACAACCAAATACTCTCTTTTGCCTTCTAGTTACCCCTCAACCCAGGTGACTCTCAGTCTTTCTTCTCTGAGTAATTTGAAATTACTCTTGTAAATGATGCTAATAAGAAAAATCCAGTAGTCTCTTTTCTGGTCCAGTCCTGACCTCTGTAATGAATTCGACATTGACGGCCATTCCCTCTTTCTTGAGTTCCAGACACTATTGCCTTCCAACGCTCATGCCTCTCCTCAAGGTTCCCTCCCATTCTAGATAGTTTCCCCTTAGGCATTGCTTCCAAATCTGTCATTATCCTGCTTGAAATATTTAATGTGTCTTTAGAGCAGTGATTCAAAGCCAATTGTATATTgggatcacctggggagctttaaaaccCTAGCTAAGCTCAAGTGGCATCCCAGATGAATTGAATCAGAATTACTCAAGATTGACCAGGATTTAAAAACCACCAGAGATGACCCTTACCTTTTTGTTGGACTCCATCTCTTTTCCCTTACCCAATCATCTAGCTGTATGAAATGGAGTTCTTCGATACTTaatgttctctctttctagaTTGTACTCGTCAGTTTAAGtatcacctcctccatgaagtctTCCCACATCTACATCTCCAACCTcatcctgttttttgtttgttttgttttgttttctccttacTGTCCACTTCCTTTGACATGATGGAGAGACAAGGTTTAGGTTGGTTCAGGCTGGTAAACCTGTAGGCATGCACTGATCAAGGGGCCAAGCAGAGCAGGGTGGAGTGAAAGGCAGGATGTCCAGAGGGGTGGTACTCACATCCCTTCTAAAACCTTAACatccatgtacacacacacacacacacacacacacacacacacccctcgcAAACAGAAGCTGACTCCTTCAAATACCTCAGAttgtaaagggggaaaaaagcattttggGGGAGAGATAAATGATGTAAGAGGATTGTTTTATAACTAATGAATCAGGAGAAAGAAGGATGGAGGATGGAGTAGATTGGGGGTAAAAgaggaagaacttttttttttcacttttttttttttttttttgcaagggaCCTGGAGTGATTGAAATGAGAAGTTTGGAGCAGACTGGGAGGAAAACTCATAGGATCATCTACGCCATGCAGTGGGAGATATGTGATCTTATCAGTTGTCtgcagcctcttttttttttaaagtaagtttacttatttttttaagttttcttttttataatctcTAAACCCAATATGGAACTCAAACTTATCCCTAGAATCAAGAGTTGTGCGcccttctaactgagccagccaggcacccctgtctgcAGCTTCTCATAACCAGTTCTTGATTTTGAACTAGGATTGATATTAAGGTCATTGGTCTGTTGTTTGTGGTCAGCTTctttacagttttaaatatttcttgttcTTCTGATTGTTTCAAAGAGAAAGTGTCATGTGATCTTgctttctatctttctgtcttATGATCTCATTTGCAAACTATTTTAGTATCTTGAAGCAGAGTATTATAATGGTTGCCTACTGAACACCTATTCCCATTTAGtccataaatatcatttttatttctttttttattttaaagatttcacttatttatttatgagagacatagagaaagaggcagaggcagagggaaaagcaggctctctctggagagcttgatgtgggacccTGTCCCAGGagcccagaatcatgacctgagccaaagacagatgattaaccagtgagccacccaggtgccccacataaataacatttttcttacatAGCTATGCACTTTTAAGAAACCAGATTCCCATCCTCACCTCGGGATCATGA
Coding sequences:
- the LOC121492822 gene encoding PAT complex subunit Asterix-like, which translates into the protein MSDAWKANKVLKYKPLPVSFSLDDPMLDSMNLLGIIFRMYSLLLKLKWCAWMAVYCSFISLAKHISSFMPSISAAVTSYLQHPQLMTPFW